The DNA window TCTACAGAACTTTAATAATACACGCTATACAAATCTTTAAggcatgaattttttttgtcgAGTCAATTCCGATAACTTCCactttcaaaaaacaaaaaaaaacacccCACTGTCTCTTGGACCTTACATCTCTCTTTCACAGTGTTCAAGTGCAGTTGTATATGTTAACAAAGACGACTGATTAAAGCAAAGAACAGCTCTAGCAAATTTGGTCTTGAGTTCCTTGCGATCAGTCGAGTTCCGCTTTTGAAATAGCATAGCCGCAGGGCCCCTTTCAACTTTTCATCATTCGGATGCTTCCACATATACATAATTATTCTTGTCACCTTCTGAAATTATTTTCTAGCTGCTGAAAACACGAGTCCTGTCCTGCTCTACGCTTGCACGGCATTGAAACCCTGCACGACCTTTTTTTTGTACGTGAAAGCAAgctaaataaaaattttacagTTTTGTAATTTAACGCGAAGAAGAATGCTGCCTCTTTTCCCGCGACGGATGGGAAATGGTGTTTGGTTGAAACAAACGTAGACAATTACGAAAACAACAGTTGATGCCATATGTCAGAATTAGAGAGAGTTTTGTGATGTAGGAGAGTATGTAGCTTTCAACTCTGCTGTGGTGGAGGCCGGTATCCACTTATATGCAAGTGGAGAGACGTTTGATTAGCTTTTAAATTCTGTTTCAATACGTATTATATTTATGGCCCTCCACCATACCAATACTAGGATTTCAACTTATCAAGTTGTACTTTTTTAAGTTCTAACCTACTGGTTAAAGGATAAGCCGGGAACAcaaattttcttgttctttttttttttgttaattagaATTAGAGAAACACAAATAAATTTAATTGGTAGGTTAAACATATTATCTCACTTGCTATGACGAGTATTCCATTTTCTTCAAACAGCAGACGAAAATATTTTCAGTACCTTTGAATCTTCCATTGTGCGGGAAAAAGCTTTTGACTATGGCCGGCATATTCTTGCCAGTTGACTTTTGGATCTAGACAAATGCTACCGTCTGACGTGGAGATTCATGGCATTTGTGCTTCTGGAATTTCAAGACTCAAAACATTAGAATTGGTCTTTCTGTGGTGACAATTTACTATTTCGTAAACATGTTTACACCGTAATTACACGTCCTtagtgactcttttttttttgtatgagATTACAAGGAGATTGCAGCCCGTGTGCGTATGTATGTATAGGTTTGGGATAGATACAATTGGTTTTAGGTCCAATTTATATGATTATTGTATTTTGCTCTATAATTTGATGTATACACATAAattattttagggtaaaataccaaaaaccccCCTGTGATTTTCCAAATGTATACTTTACCTCCCTATAGTTTGGAAACCTACAATTTAGCTCCCTGCCGTTTCAACTAAAGTGAAATCTAATAGAAAGCATCTAAATTAACGTTTGAacaaaaaatgccaaaattgcCCCTCTATAAGTCAATTCCTCGGAAGAATGTTTCATGCACTTGAGAAtgggtaaaataccaaaaatctCCCTGTAGTTTGCCAAATGTACACTTTACCTCCATATGGTTTGGAAACATACGGAGGTATCTTTGGCAAGTGAAAATATTATCGCAACCACAACTCTCAGTAGAAGCGCGTGGCACTCAAATACCGTTATTGTAGATATTTTCTGTCAGATTTCACTTTAGTTGaaattagaggtggcaaaatgggcgggatgggcgggatttgcttgggtttgtgatggaaccgagtcatatgggtttgggcccaaccttacccatatgtgttttgggactaacttgggcgggatcactttgggatgggtttagattgatcccgcccaatacccaaatctattttctacatattttttttcctttaattcatttttattttttatataattttaatatttttgatttattaaattttttttagttttattaaataaacatgcaagtgctttatactcaggattcccataaaaaattggattaacaaataaaggaaaaaatagatatacagtcatattccaacatatatcaagatgacCAAGGTACTTaaggtgttgaatatttatcctcatcattgtccaaagatgacaggtctaaattgactgaaatgttgaaaattcttgtggataatgactaggaaaactactagattatattctctagtatgactataaaaattgttaaagataattttttaatctaagactccgtttggattggctattttttcaaaaaataagtttttcaaatacaatgttacagtaatatacaataactcaaaaaacatcccatccatattagtatatcaaatatttcaaaaaaattttatagtaaaaatttttcatatacactgctataataaaatatttcaaaaataccccccaaaaatagctaaaccaaacagagcccttgttatttgagcccaatgggtacccaagtatttcccaagtattcccatcaattaatgggtacaattgggatttgtcccattttaaacccaatatcaaaatccaatacccatcccgcccaaagtccccttgggcatgggtaacccattgggacttgggacaaattgccacctctagttgAAATGACAAGGAGTTAAATTGTAAGTTTCAAACCATATGGAGGTAAAGTGTACATTTGATAAATCACAGAagggtttttggtattttatctattattttattatattttataacatacaacaaaaattacatgATCGTACTTCAAATACACCAAACTTAGGTGAGTTTATATCAAATTACGAAGAGTGTACGATAAACTTGTTAGACATAGTCGTACACTTATATCTAACGTTTAAACAACGAAATTTATTCCCGCGTGAAGATATGTCTGACACATCCTTTTTATGCTATCAAATGCTATGCGATTGTACATGCCTGCGGTAAAATAGCAGGAAAACTATCGGTAGATTGTGAGTTAAACGTTACGGGTATTCAATTCCTGATGAGTGGATGTCCAAAGTGGTAGGGACGTAGGATTAACCTGTTTTGGTTCAACAGAAACCTTATACAAATAGTAGGGCAGTACTTATTTAGGACGTGTTACATATGATGATGAAATAATTTTTCCCACAATGATGTGTACCTGGTTAGATAAAAGTTATGTCTTAGAATTATGTCAAAcgatacaataactcaaaatttgattttaagtGCTTCCTTGTCATTCATACAAAATGGtgaagttgcaaaaaaaaaaaaaaaagcatcacTTGCTCATTTATTTGTTGTTGAACAAGCTTTTTGTAGACAATTAGACAGTGCATTACTTGGTAGGAAAAAATTCAAGCGAGTTCGACTCCTATTATCATTATGAGTCAAATCATGCCTTTGAAACTAAAGTCACTTATAGGAGTTTTTAGAATTCATTCATCAATAAAATGCTTACACCGACAACAAGATTCGAATGCACAACCCTTTACAAGGAAGCAGTCGGTCCTTATCTCGACTTATGGCCCCGTTTGACAAGTAAATTTTTTAAGTGTTTGTTTAAATTTTTACTGTAACTGATTacagaagttttttaaaaaaattttgaagtgcgttttttttaatattttaaagtatatagtttaaaaactttgaaatattttttgagattactgtagttaaaatttttaaaaaaattataacagataaatttgacaaaaaacttGTTTAACAAACAAGGCCTATATTGGCGGCAATGGTCCTTTTTCCTTCCTTGCTAAAGGCTTGTGAGCCCTCGTCAATTCGGTCTGATTCTGCCACGTTTCCACATTTATGGCATGAACATTTGAGGCCTTACACTTTGCGTAATTATTTTGGCAAACTAATTGTAACatgcaacggatcttctgtcccataCCCTATGCCACTCTCTGTCTCACTTtgtattatattgctatttctcctatataaatgtcatgttttaattcttttttgtttccttaacatTCAATAGCTATTAACtaagtaatacacaaaatttaacaaactcaaaagatcaaaatgcataaaaaatgagattttttttaatgaattttctactgtattttttaattttctattatatattacttttttgaacctgttgtatttattttttattcaactaatagttattgaatgttaaggaaacaaaaaagaactaaaacatgatatttatgtaggagaaatagtaatataatacAAAGTGGGACAGAGAATGACACAGGATATGgaacagaagatccgttgcgattGTAACACTTGTCGttattgaaaaaagaaaccacaaaaaaaaaaaaaaacaattagaCAACTGCCCCCCCTGCTATAAATTATAGTCACTCCGGCACCGATCCCACTCCATCACCCAACCCACTcaaccaaaccaaaccaaacctaACCTCCCACTCTCAGTTGATTCCAACACAAACCGTCATGGATCTTCTCCTGCTAGAGAAGACCCTTTTGGGACTGTTTGCAGCCATCATAGTTGCCATCGTTGTTTCTAAATTACGGGGCAAGAAATTCAAGCTGCCTCCAGGCCCAATCCCAGTTCCCATTTTCGGAAACTGGTTACAAGTTGGTGATGATTTGAACCACCGCAACCTCACTGACTACGCCAAGAAATTTGGAGAAATCTTCCTTCTGAGAATGGGCCAGCGCAATCTTGTGGTGGTATCATCCCCTGAACTTGCCAAAGATGTCTTGCACACCCAGGGGGTGGAGTTCGGCTCCCGCACCAGAAATGTGGTGTTTGATATATTCACCGGCAAAGGCCAGGATATGGTCTTCACCGTCTACGGCGAGCATTGGAGGAAGATGAGAAGGATTATGACTGTCCCCTTTTTTACTAACAAAGTTGTTCAGCAGTATAGACACGGTTGGGAGGCAGAGGTTGCCCGTGTCGTGGAGGATGTTAAGAAGAACCCTGAATCCTCCACCAATGGGATTGTCTTGAGGAGGAGGTTGCAGCTCATGATGTACAATAATATGTACCGAATCATGTTTGATTACCGATTTGAGAGCGAGGATGATCCTCTGTTTAACAAGCTTAAGGCTTTGAACGGAGAGAGGAGTAGGCTGGCTCAGAGCTTCGAATATAATTACGGTGATTTCATTCCCATCTTGAGGCCTTTCTTGAGGGGTTACTTGAAGATCTGTAAGGAGGTTAAGGAGAGGAGACTGCAGCTGTTCAAGGATCACTTCGTTGACGAAAGGAAGTAAGTTTTAGTTTCTGAACTTTTCTCTTCATACATTACTTATCTGAAACTCCATTGATCTAATGTAGTTCGATTAACGGACAATGCTTTAGTAACGACAGTTAAGGTAACGAAACAATTTTTTACCTGATATAATAGGTGGTTGcacttttagcgaccatttgattactTAATAGGCCTATCCACCTAAATAggataatatttaaaaataaaaaagtaagttttccatctaaaatagtaagttaacagtaataaattagtaacttttatacttcaaaaggtaaattaaaataaatattaaacttactttttaaataaataaattactattttatatcccaaacttactgtttagagagtaagtttaattcaagtaatagtaagtttttatacataaatagtaattcttactgaTAACAtggtaaatttgattaataatcaaaacttaTTGATTTATGGGACAtatgtactattttactttaaaacatatttcaaactagtattaggaaatttatttaaaataatgatacgatgttttattaatgattaattcttagtaccttagttagtaagtactcataatatacctgtataatacattattataggtataattaaaattcttttatttatatattttaaaatactatgaaaaatagtttgactTTTCAACATAATCTCGTAAAATATGCAATAAAATTTTGTTGTATTATAAGTTTTTaaccattttcaatttttgaaaattttgcaaatttggataacaataacaacaaatcttcctagttatatatagaatattacttgtttatatatcacaatttttataatttaacacctatgaatataataagatgataaagttttaataaatttacatctgGGACACAAGAAATAACAAGAGTTAAAGCCCAAACaacatgagaaataatataataataaaaatgacaaaattagtataacaattaatataagaaaatcagtatgATCTAGACTTTTCTCCTTGGGAGATTGTTCATAAAAATGGGATCCAACaattataaatgaaaatcacatgcatatataatctattgtataatttcaattaaatttagttcacgtataaaatggtcctaaaataattaatacactatgatacaatgttattttaacaacaatttttttttttagtaaaagTCTCAAATATCCACGACATACGTATGagggatattttaccatatttgtatCTCATATCTAATCATTAAAGTTAATTtgaggaaaaatatttttgacaatagaattattttgaatttagtcaacaagttgagattttttaaacaataaaagtgaaatattttgggaacttagttgtttattttcccaTAATTAAAAACTGCTATATTTTAGCAACTGTTGCCATTGACTTTTCATTCTGTAgactaatttttatcaatgcaaAATTAGTTTTATTAACAATAATTGAAGTTCCATTGATCCGAGGATTGGCATTCTATTGCTATTATTTTATATGTAAATATTTAACttaagtaataaaaaaaataatagctACGGAAATAAAGGAAATTGATGCTCAATTGATTGTGGTGTAAAATATTAGTATACAATTAACTAGAACTTGAAATGGAATTAAATTGATTTAGTATTTTACTGCTAACAACTTTGACCCCATTTAAtgattaaagaaaaaaaaagagatataGAGATTGGGATTGGATCCTTagtgtaaaaaagaaaaattcctCTAAAGTAATGTTGCGTGAAATTCTGGATGCATATAAAATTAGAAATGTGATAACTTTGCAATTCATTATcattcatgatgaatttcttcgATTCTACATagaattgcaatttttttcgtttagcacaaaaatattcttttttcgTCATATTGATGGCTTTTGCTTTTAAGATTATCTACATGTCGGTGGTTAGTATTATTGACAAAGTTAGAGGTCTagaaaatgttactaatttTAGGAGAAATTATGCATTgtaaaaatggtttaacaaTTTTCTGCTAAGCATAACTACTGCATACAAAGGAaaagatattttattttattttgctttgattAGAAGAACTTGTACTACTAATAAAGGAAATTTCAATTCAACAATCAACGTGCACATCATTATAGTAATGTTTTAGTCAATTAGACAAATATATGCCATAAAATAGTCAGATTTAGTCATTTGTGAATTGATAATTTTAACAGTTTACATAACATTCATCtataaaaaaattatgattattataaaatgacattttataataatttacatgccatttgccaataaaaaatgagtttgattataaaaaaatatGGATACAAATCCATAATGTAAATGATACAAAGTACGTTTGAAAGTCACAAAACTTAACATATGggtaattttactataattttcaaagattatgctacgttaatacaactttaatttttatacttgtgaccagaaaataaatttattaaaatttcaccattttattAAATTCATGGGCATTAATATATGAAAATTGTGATGTATAAGTAAGTGCTATTTTATATACAACTCaaaagatttgttgttattataatacaactttaacttttatacttgtgacccagtaaataaatttattaaaactttaccATTTTATTAAATTCGTAGGTATTAATATATGGAAATTGTGATTTGTAAATAAGTGCAAATCTATATATAACTCGAacgatttgttgttattgtcaTCCAAACTTTCTAATCTTtcacaaattcaaaaataattcaaaatttataatatgacaaattattcttacatattttGTAAGGTcatgtgcaaaaaaaaaatagttttcatagtatatttaaaatacttaaaacatgtaacatttataaatgatacgtacaattgtgtatcatacatttacattacgagtaattactaactataatactaagtttcaatcattaataaaaaatcttaacattatttcaaataaacttcctaatacttgtttcatataagttttttacgtaaaatagtaaatttataccacaaactagtaagttttgaccactaaccaaatttactattctatcaacaatatttactattaatttataaaaacttactattacttgaactaagtttactctccaaaaagtaagtttcAGATATAGAGTAGTAATTTACCTCAAAATAAAGTAAGTTccatatttattccaatttactttttgagacataaaagttactaatttattgagttaacttactattttttatgtAAAACTTACTAACGAAATTTTTAGTTACTATCTTATTCAGGTGACCTGTCCAATAGGTAATCAAATGGCGCTAAAAGTGTTTTTACctgttatatcaggtaaaaacaGTTTCGTTATCATAACGATCGTTACTTCAGACTTTTCCTTCGATTAACATAagtagcacttttttttttttttaaagtctcCTAGATTAACTAAggatatattattattatttggaataattactgtaaagTATTATTTGGATAGAGTATATATATGATTGATGCAGTATTTAGGGAAAACCCTTTTCTGGAGATGTGctaataaataaagaaaagtttAGGAGTTTCTGGATTCTGACCTGTGAAAGCATCTTAGGAATGatttgtattattttttttttcaacaaaccGAAATGAAGTATGATTattagttttccattttttttcgtTCTGCCTTGTTTTGCAGCACAAACTGGAATCAAATGAATAGTCATAGTCTTAATAGCTTGGCTTCTTACTTTGTATTTTTGGGTTGCAGGAAGCTTGCAAGCGCAACAAGCATGGACAGCAACAGCCTAAAATGTGCCATTGATCATATTCTTGAAGCACAGCAGAAGGGAGAGATTAACGAGGACAATGTCCTTTACATTGTGGAAAACATCAATGTTGCCGGTAGGTTAACTTCTCACTTCATTGACTTTTTCATCGATGTTACCCAGCCCCAGTTTGGATCTTTTTATGAACTGTTTTATTTGGATAAGCGCCCTTTCATCTTAGATTAGATGGCCATTAGTTTATATTAGCAGTAGCGCACTAATAGAAGCATCCTATCAGCCACCAACCACCAAACGTGCAAGTAAATGAAATCCAATGATTATGAACCACTTTTTATTTAAACCTTTTCGGCTGGAGTTGACGAATTGCTGGATAAGTAACTAAGGTTTGGTATACCTTTTTAGTGTTTCCGCCTGTAAAAGACTGTAGTAGTGGATAAAGATCATGTACATGAAGCAATCCTGCCACATTTTTATGCCAACATTCAccatttctgaaaaaaaaaaaaaggtttcttAGTTAGAAGTAAAAGGCGAACATTAATTTCAGAGTTATGCTTCTCTGTCTGTCTCACTTTGATAATCtcgttttatttttttaattcattccAAATAATAGTACACTTTTTAATTGAAGAATGTATTCAACTTTTACCTTCTCTAAATACCTTTATTTAACGTACTTTATTATTAGTTAGTGTAATCTACCTTCTTCAATAATTACTTTGATTTATGCCTTGAATGGTGCAACCTTGGACTGGAATCACTACTTTACTAGGAGTGCTTTACAAATCTATAAAGAATTCTGCTCATCTTTATGCCCACAATATGATTTCCTTCTGcctgaaatgaaatttgatgaaaggAGTAGAACATCAAAGCATGATTGAAAAAAGATCAGATGACACTCTTGAGATTTTTACTTTCCCAAACTTGAAACTCTGCGACGACTTTAAAGTACTAAATAACTTTTCATGAACAGCTATTGAGACAACGTTGTGGTCAATTGAATGGGGCATTGCGGAATTGGTAAACCACCCACAAGTCCAGAGGAAACTGCGACAAGAGATTGATACCGTGCTTGGACCTGGTGTGCAAGTCACTGAACCCGACACCCACAAACTACAATACCTTCAGGCAGTGGTCAAGGAGACCCTCCGACTTCGAATGGCAGTTCCTCTTTTGGTGCCTCACATGAACCTCAATGAAGCCAAGCTGGGCGGGTATGATATTCCTGCCGAGAGCAAGATTTTGGTCAACGCTTGGTGGCTCGCAAACAACCCAGAGAACTGGAGGAAGCCTGAGGAGTTCAGACCAGAGAGGTTTTTGGAAGAGGAGTCTAAGGTTGATGCCAATGGCAACGACTTCCGATATCTTCCATTCGGTGTTGGTAGGAGAAGCTGCCCTGGAATCATCCTTGCATTGCCAATCCTTGCTATCACTTTGGGACACTTGGTGCAGAATTTTGAGCTGTTGCCTCCTCCAGGGCAATCCAAGATTGATACCGCAGAAAAAGGTGGCCAATTCAGTTTGCAAATTTTGAAGCATTCCACCATTGTCTTGAAGCCAAGATCCCTCTAGACGTGATTGTAATTTTGTGATAAAATCGGGTTTAttgcaaattacattttaaaaTTGTCAGTGTGTGATTTTGAAACTCTTTTACTTTGTAGACATTCGTTCACAATCCTTTTTGTATTCGCAAAGACGTATTTTTACCGTAAATCTGTCGTACAATTCAGGATCTGATATAAGCATTACCGAAGTCAAAGAACAGCATGCCTACAGCCCATTACGTTTTAACTTTCTGAACTTTTTACCGTTTCATATACTGCATCAACTAAATGACTAAAGATTTGCTGTCCACCAACCAGCCCCCGGCCCAACTatcacccccaaaaaaaatgaaaataaaaatttaaaaaggaagaagaagaagaagatgatgatgctgGGAGACGAGGCCTAGGATTTAAGTATTGGTCGTtctatggtttttttttttcttttctccttcgTCCTTTGGGTCCGATATATCATTTCACGCGTCAATATCATTGAACATAATTGCGTCCGATATAATTGTGTCCTTATCGGACGGTTCTAAATCATTCTCAGTACCAAACTCTCGACTCATGACACCAACTAGGGGTCTCTTCCAAGTTCGTAAGGAATCATATGATCAACGAGTTCTCTCCTGCCACTCCTCCTTCGGCAGTAAAATGGGCTATTATTGACACCATCTgctaggcctgtcaacgggctgggtccgggccggaattaTTATTCTAAACCCGGACTAGGCATAACATACGGGACCCGGACTCGACTCGCTTATCCGACGGGTCTTGGGTCCGGGTCGGGTCTGCCagaaaaaaattatcaaaacttacaatttctaataaaaataataaaaaatatatttgtaaactaatttctaactaatacacaaaaaaaaaaaccaaataagaaaagaaatcaaattgattttactcaaatacatcaccttaattaaattatattgataaatatatatatattttaaattattaatctatttatatccggatccgggtctcaTACGggccggaatactatattccgtatccaaCCCATTTTTtggtttgacaaaacggatccgaaTCCGGGTCCGggtaacggaattaaatccctacccgtacccgcaataatttcacaGATCCAGTCCGagtccgggtctagacccggaccgttgacaggcctacttGAGGACACCTATGGAATCTTATCGATGATCCTtacaatgatttttttttcttttcgggtGCATGCGTGGCttctaaggaaatgggaggccTAACTTGTAAATAAAACAATTAGCTTGTTAACTGGATTAGTTAATTAGTGTTTGACATAAAATAGATTGTCATTTCTATAACTTGCTTATTTTCTAGCAATTATTACAGAAATATTAATTCACAAGTAAAATAATTGTACAATGCATAAGGGTTGCACTTGGTTTAGATTCTGCAAAAAGCAAATATATTACAATCAGTAAATGTTACTTTTgggtaaatttattaaaaaaatttaaaattcagaAAAGAgt is part of the Coffea eugenioides isolate CCC68of chromosome 6, Ceug_1.0, whole genome shotgun sequence genome and encodes:
- the LOC113772937 gene encoding trans-cinnamate 4-monooxygenase-like, which encodes MDLLLLEKTLLGLFAAIIVAIVVSKLRGKKFKLPPGPIPVPIFGNWLQVGDDLNHRNLTDYAKKFGEIFLLRMGQRNLVVVSSPELAKDVLHTQGVEFGSRTRNVVFDIFTGKGQDMVFTVYGEHWRKMRRIMTVPFFTNKVVQQYRHGWEAEVARVVEDVKKNPESSTNGIVLRRRLQLMMYNNMYRIMFDYRFESEDDPLFNKLKALNGERSRLAQSFEYNYGDFIPILRPFLRGYLKICKEVKERRLQLFKDHFVDERKKLASATSMDSNSLKCAIDHILEAQQKGEINEDNVLYIVENINVAAIETTLWSIEWGIAELVNHPQVQRKLRQEIDTVLGPGVQVTEPDTHKLQYLQAVVKETLRLRMAVPLLVPHMNLNEAKLGGYDIPAESKILVNAWWLANNPENWRKPEEFRPERFLEEESKVDANGNDFRYLPFGVGRRSCPGIILALPILAITLGHLVQNFELLPPPGQSKIDTAEKGGQFSLQILKHSTIVLKPRSL